In Capsicum annuum cultivar UCD-10X-F1 chromosome 8, UCD10Xv1.1, whole genome shotgun sequence, the genomic window tgtagggttttatttacttagtttatgaatgaaattgtaagtcttacaagataaagaaacacaagtcctctttccttgagtcACCCAAAACCGATattagggcttagacaagtgtagaatcacttgtgtttgcatttgcttggaaacattgatgcttgggaggtggattcggatcttgtgtctttgtaagagatagatttattgttgtgtgtagtgttaagggtccaagagttacgattcttgggttcttaacattataccttcatgtgatctatctatctatcctttttcttttgtaatcttgtatccattttgtatcttgtattgtgaagccgtttttgttgttcttcttcttctcattgttgtttcatcttgtgttgttaacttagtttgtttttGGCTGCAAATGGTGTCAAACACCTACTAGTGTATATGCATTAATTCGATAGTTGTTGgttgtagaaaaataaaaatagggcaAGAGAGGAGAAGAAAATGGTATAGCAATTTATAGTGTGGTAAGACGGTGAAATAAAAGAACATCTGCCCACGCACAATGTTTTGTTTTCTTTGGGACCAAGAATATActtgatcaccaagaaaaataATACTTACTCTCCAAGAACTAACTTTGCACATTTAAGGATTGAGGACGACCACATATTCGTATTTTTACTTCATTAAAAGCTTTACTCTCAaagtaaaatttattaatttattttaaaacatcTAACACTTAATTCGTGTGATTGGGAGGTCATGGATTTAAGCTTTGAAAATAGCCACCAACAGAAATGCAAGATAAAGTTACATATATTAGATTATTGTGATTCAGGTTCCTCCATAAAAACCCTGCGCATAATGAAAGTTTTAATACACCAGCCTGACCCTGTCATTTTTTTACTCTCTTGGATTGATAGCAAAATGTTACACATATGCATGGTAGGAATAACATTCGTGCTTACCACTTTGAatggtactttttttttttttttttttttcatttttacttatccGTTATTAATTTCACACTCTTCTAAACACTTATAATCTCAACtaatataaaaatcaacaaaaatataattaaaactaatatttaaattactttttctCACTCGGGATGGCATCTGGATTCCGCGTGGAATTAAGCCCAACTAAATTCACATACTTACGAGCATAACTTGGAAGATGATAATAGATTAATTGGGAGCCAAAAAAGCaggattatttttacaaaaaaggATTCACATGTAAGTGAATTTAGTTAGATTCTAATGTGAAAATTGGCTCATGAGAAAATAAATTACTAACATTTAAGTTATTCTATTTTATGAGTGATTTATGTCAATCAAGACTATAAACTGAAGTCTTAAAAGATGAATGATGCGCAGTTACCATAATTGAATTTGAAGGAGAAAGTTTAGATCCCAAAAAATATGGCattattttggctaaaaattCCACTACAACTCTCAAGTAATTAATCTAGAGTTTGGTCATAAATTCTTAAATATTTTcgaaatattttctttttgaagatttggtaaaatttcactatgtatttattaatagtatttgaaaatatatttcacttttaaaagtttttaaaaaataaaattttacccaaatattaatttcttttttttttttagtatttgagaatttaaattatttatcaaataacaaattactccctatatttcattttatatgtcGTAATTTCCTTTTTTATCCGATTTAAAAAGAATATCACCTTTCTTTATTTATAACTATTTAATGACATCATTTTCATTTTATCTTTAATGGATCCCcacttattaagaaaatataattaaaaataaatattaaaataattttaagaaaaacaaataaaatcatcacttatttcttaaattttttatcgGGTCGAATGATAACACATAAAATTGGACAAGGAGTATATATATGATTAGACATAATTTGTCAAGGCTTCCCCAAAACTAGTTGGGAAATATATGGTCAAACGGATCCCAAGAGAGAAGCTAAAAGACTATAAAAGCAGCTTGCCGATAGCCATCGGTAACCAACTAGTTCGGCTTGCACCGCGGGCCTATTTAAGGTGGTTGGGGAAGCAGTTGTTATCAGAAATTTCTCTCAATTGCCCTActccactctctctctctctctctctctctctctctttctggTTTTTGTGTTCAAGGTATTACTGTTATTCCGAATAGGTTTCGTACTATCCACGCTACATACAGGTACGCAAATATATCTTCCTACTCTTatttttgcttcagatttcatGTTTTACAGATTATTACACCTACAAAATCATGAATTGAACATGGGATTaagcaagaaaataaaataattgaaaggtCGTATCCCTATTTATAAGCCAAACTTTTGCCTATTATACAGCAATTTCTGGTTACTGTTACATGGAAAAAAAAGGGTGGATGGTTAAATCAAAGTTGAAACCATATATGAACACTCGTACATGTATGCAAAGtcgtccttttttattttaaatatacttCAAATTTTCCTAACACGCACGCAACAAGGTAATTTGTTCCTTTTCTTGTTGATGATATATTCAATTATTATGGTTATTAATGTGTAGTTACTGCCTGGGTAAAGTTGTTGCCACGTGACCGAGAGGTTACGGGTTCAAGCTCTGATAGTTTTCTGCAGAGCAAGGCTAGTCATAATAAATACTTGTGGTTTGACTTTCTAGACCCGTGCATAGAGAAGCTTTAGTGCATTGCGCTGtgcttttattattctttttatttgcaGTTTGTAGCTACAAATTTAGAAAACAGAAATGGCTGAATCTGCTGCAACCAATGGAATGGAGGTAGAAGAACATTTGGTAGATACAGAGGAAGACAATTGTGATGAGAATTCAAGGACATTGTTTCTTAAAGAGCTGAATCTCATTCTAGTTCTCTCGTTTCTTTCGTTATCATCTGAAGAACTTGATTTTGATGGAACAACGGAGGTTCATGAAAATGTCAAAGATAAACAAGAACATAAAGTCGTTTCTGATCCTCGTGTCAGGAAACGAAGTGGTATCAATAAATACAGGACTATTGAACCAAATACTCAGAGATTTTCGACCAAGTTTAGAGATTGCAGGTAAAAACCTTAGTAGTTTTTCTTTCACTATGTTTCTCCAAAACGAATTTTAACATGTTTGTCTTACAGCAACGACGACGAAAACATATGTAACCCACAAAGTGGAACTAGGGAAGGTAGACCGTGTACGAGTTAGGACCTTAGAAAATTAGATGTTTTGACATCATGCCATTCTTTTTTTGGACAGGAGCACAAAATTAATACTAATTGATTGTGTTAATAGTAAAAGTTCATTTCCTTTTACCAGCAAGATGATTCATCTTTTGATTCAGGCATTGCAGAAAAATGTGAAGAAATCAACATCCAGCAAAGCTAGCAGCAAGAAATGTACCAAAAGAAGGTTTCCAGCAAGGCCATAGAAGCTACCTTTCATAGTATGTTTTTTCGCATCAAGTGTGAGTGCAAGAGAGATAGATCGTTGAGGTGTAGCATTCAAACCTTTCAAGAAAACATACATGTAAAAGAGTAGTACTAGAAGTAGAATTGATCACTCTTTTGCAAATgccaactctttttttttcttttgcttctgGTATCCGAAAATCATTGATTCAACTAGTCTAAATTTATCTGGTCAAGTGTTGCCCATTCTCGAGCTCAAACCCATTGATTTTCATCCATTACACATACCGAACACTCACCTACTTTGCAAGGTAGTAAAATGTTTAGCCCTCCAGCGGATAAAGCAGTTCAGTAGACAGCATACATCATAGCAACCcaaattttcttaaaagaaacGATTCACGTCATATTAATCAGAACATACAAAATGGCATTACAGAATACACTAGATCATGAGTGAGTACCCCTTTTCTTACCTAAACTGTTCAACTTTTTCCAATGAAAAAAAGAGAGCTGAAAACTGGTGAAGACGCCAGAAAAATTCGACCACAAGTACAATGGAGACCAGGATTAGCAAAGGCAACCAGCAATCAGCTTTTCTTCACTTGAACCATAGCAAGACATTCAAATTAGTCATTACACTGTTGTAAATTTTGCTTATTGACAATATGGAATAAGCAAATACATAGGGAATTATAAGCACAACTGGAAAGTCCTAAACTTTCTGTCACAAGCTAAAACAGAATCGTAAATTCTCTGTTTAGACGGGGTAACCCGCCATGTTATTATCACTCTATCTATCCTTGCCTACAAAATTATCGTATGCAGTGGAAAAACATTGGAGCCTGTCTTCATCAATCAGATATCCTGATCTCAACTCCCAATAGGTCCTTCACTTGCTCATATGTCACAAAAGCAATAGCTATTGAAGGGACAACCTGAAAAAATAATGATCAGTTAGGAATGATCCTGAAATGTATTATAGAAGGGAACTAATCATAGTAACACCAGTTAAACCAATTATTAGTCTGAGAAAGTTCATCACGTCTACGTATAAAGAGGATAGTTCACAGTTTCATGTTTTACAAGAAGCTTGGTAATATTGCTTACAGTAGTCGAGAGAGTATTAGAGCTTGTGAAGTGAACTTTTGACTCTGCAAAGACCAACTATTTCAAGACTCAAATGGAGATTTTGACGCTGCAGAGATCTCCAGAAATACCATTGTCCAATTAGTCCCAAGTTGAAACACAATTTAGCATGACTCTGTTGGTGGTGcttttgggggggagggggggggggggggggggggggggaacgaGAAAATTTTAACACCGGGGAGGGGGGATG contains:
- the LOC107839283 gene encoding uncharacterized protein LOC107839283, yielding MAESAATNGMEVEEHLVDTEEDNCDENSRTLFLKELNLILVLSFLSLSSEELDFDGTTEVHENVKDKQEHKVVSDPRVRKRSGINKYRTIEPNTQRFSTKFRDCRHCRKM